The following coding sequences lie in one Falsibacillus albus genomic window:
- a CDS encoding AbrB/MazE/SpoVT family DNA-binding domain-containing protein yields the protein MKSTGIVRKVDELGRVVIPIELRRTLGIAEKDALEIYVDDERIILKKYKPSMTCQITGEVSEDNVKLADGKLILSREGAEQLLKEIQDSFSSAK from the coding sequence ATGAAATCTACAGGTATTGTTCGTAAAGTTGATGAATTAGGTCGTGTGGTGATTCCGATTGAATTGCGTCGCACATTAGGAATCGCTGAAAAAGACGCATTGGAAATCTATGTGGACGACGAGAGAATTATCCTAAAAAAATATAAGCCAAGCATGACTTGCCAAATCACTGGTGAAGTTTCCGAAGATAATGTGAAACTTGCCGATGGAAAATTAATTTTAAGCCGTGAAGGTGCAGAACAGCTATTGAAAGAAATTCAAGATTCCTTTTCTTCAGCTAAGTAA
- the rsmI gene encoding 16S rRNA (cytidine(1402)-2'-O)-methyltransferase: MQQQKSFEQEDSKGILYLVPTPIGNLEDMTYRSIRILKEADIIAAEDTRNTKKLCNYFEIDTRIVSYHEHNKESSGSQLISLLKEGKKVALVSDAGMPAISDPGYELVESSLDEGLTVVPLPGANAGLTALIASGIMTQPFYFYGFLQRGKKDKKEELTQLKKQDATIILYESPHRLKETLHLLHEILGNRKMAICRELTKKYEEFIRGTTEELIHWSQEGEVRGEFCLIIEGSEEVPGEEENVWWEGLTLKEHVEHYIDQDIKSKEAVKKAALDRNIPKRDVYAAYHIE, encoded by the coding sequence ATGCAGCAACAAAAGAGCTTTGAACAAGAAGATTCAAAAGGTATCCTTTATCTCGTGCCTACTCCGATTGGGAATTTGGAGGATATGACCTATAGGTCCATACGAATCCTGAAGGAAGCTGACATCATTGCGGCCGAGGATACAAGGAACACAAAGAAACTTTGCAACTACTTTGAAATCGATACACGCATCGTCAGCTACCATGAACATAATAAAGAAAGCAGCGGCAGCCAATTGATCAGCTTGTTGAAGGAAGGAAAAAAGGTGGCATTGGTCAGCGATGCAGGAATGCCTGCAATTTCCGATCCAGGATATGAGCTGGTGGAATCCTCGCTTGATGAAGGCCTCACCGTCGTTCCGCTTCCCGGTGCCAATGCTGGCTTGACCGCCCTCATTGCATCTGGAATCATGACCCAGCCATTTTATTTTTATGGTTTTCTCCAAAGGGGAAAAAAGGATAAAAAAGAAGAATTGACACAATTAAAGAAACAAGATGCAACAATCATCCTATATGAGTCCCCACATCGGCTAAAGGAGACGCTGCACCTTCTTCATGAAATATTGGGAAATCGAAAAATGGCTATTTGCCGGGAGCTTACTAAGAAGTATGAGGAATTTATCCGTGGAACAACAGAAGAATTGATTCATTGGTCCCAAGAGGGTGAAGTCAGGGGAGAATTTTGCCTGATCATTGAAGGAAGCGAAGAAGTACCAGGGGAAGAAGAAAACGTTTGGTGGGAGGGTTTGACACTCAAAGAGCATGTTGAACATTATATCGACCAGGACATAAAGTCAAAGGAAGCGGTCAAAAAAGCTGCACTTGATCGAAATATTCCTAAAAGAGATGTATATGCGGCGTATCATATTGAATAA
- a CDS encoding GIY-YIG nuclease family protein yields the protein METAEPNHFFYVLECRDGSYYGGYTIDLERRIKQHNEGKGAKYTRARRPVKMIYSHPFSTKTEALRAEYEFKQLRRSQKERYLKEAIEAYAATKEL from the coding sequence ATGGAGACCGCTGAGCCTAACCATTTCTTTTATGTTTTGGAATGCAGGGATGGCTCGTATTACGGGGGATATACGATCGATCTCGAACGGAGAATCAAGCAGCATAATGAAGGCAAAGGGGCAAAGTATACAAGGGCCCGCAGGCCGGTGAAAATGATTTATTCACACCCTTTTTCGACAAAAACGGAAGCACTTCGGGCTGAGTATGAATTTAAGCAGTTAAGGAGATCTCAAAAAGAACGTTATTTGAAAGAGGCGATTGAAGCTTATGCAGCAACAAAAGAGCTTTGA
- a CDS encoding tRNA1(Val) (adenine(37)-N6)-methyltransferase, with amino-acid sequence MVQLKNDERLDYLLAEDLRIIQSPTVFSFSIDAVLLARFAQVPFRKGKIIDLCSGNGVIPLILSTKTKCPITAVEIQQRLSDMAERSVNYNQLDGQINVINGNIKDMPELLGHGKYEAITCNPPYFVTPSKEVINPNEHLAIARHEILCTLEDVIRVTSRLLKQGGKAAFVHRPGRLMDILTLMRQFRIEPKRLRFVYPKMGKEANTILIEGIKDGRPDLKILPPLYIHTDDNQYSEEVREMLYGDR; translated from the coding sequence ATGGTTCAGCTGAAAAATGACGAAAGATTAGATTACTTACTAGCAGAGGATTTAAGAATTATCCAAAGTCCAACCGTTTTCTCGTTTTCGATTGATGCTGTCCTGTTAGCAAGGTTTGCTCAGGTGCCATTCCGGAAAGGGAAAATTATTGATCTTTGTTCAGGAAATGGCGTCATTCCGTTAATTTTAAGTACGAAGACGAAATGCCCCATTACAGCAGTCGAGATCCAGCAGCGGCTGTCGGATATGGCAGAGCGGAGTGTGAATTACAATCAGCTGGACGGACAAATCAATGTCATCAATGGGAATATTAAGGATATGCCTGAGCTGCTTGGTCATGGTAAATATGAGGCGATTACGTGTAATCCACCGTATTTTGTCACCCCTTCCAAGGAAGTAATCAACCCTAACGAACATTTGGCCATCGCCAGGCATGAAATATTATGCACCTTGGAGGATGTCATTCGGGTGACGAGCCGACTCTTAAAACAAGGAGGGAAAGCTGCGTTTGTCCATCGTCCCGGAAGGCTTATGGATATTTTGACCTTGATGCGCCAATTCCGAATTGAACCGAAGCGGCTGAGGTTTGTCTACCCGAAAATGGGAAAGGAAGCCAATACAATTCTAATCGAAGGAATAAAAGATGGAAGACCCGATTTAAAAATTTTGCCTCCATTATACATTCATACAGACGATAACCAATATTCAGAGGAAGTGCGGGAAATGTTGTATGGAGACCGCTGA
- the yabA gene encoding DNA replication initiation control protein YabA → MDKKEFFDSVSNMELQIGHLYQQLGDLKQDLAKIIEENNSLQLENEHLRRRLEQTESVKRKPSPGDGSRKDHGDGDYDDRNLDIGEGYDNLARLYQEGFHICNVHFGSPRKDEDCLFCLSFLNKK, encoded by the coding sequence GTGGACAAAAAAGAATTCTTTGATTCAGTCAGTAATATGGAACTGCAAATAGGACATTTATATCAGCAACTGGGAGATTTAAAGCAGGATCTTGCCAAAATTATCGAAGAAAATAATTCTCTTCAGCTGGAGAATGAACATTTGCGACGCCGACTGGAACAGACGGAGAGCGTCAAGCGCAAGCCTTCTCCAGGAGATGGATCACGAAAAGATCATGGTGATGGTGACTATGATGATCGCAACTTGGATATTGGAGAAGGGTATGATAACTTGGCTCGCCTCTACCAGGAAGGTTTTCATATTTGCAACGTCCATTTTGGAAGTCCACGAAAAGATGAAGACTGCTTGTTCTGCCTGTCTTTTTTAAATAAAAAGTAA
- a CDS encoding PSP1 domain-containing protein: MYKVVGIRFKKAGKIYYFDPGDLVIEKNSYVIVETARGVEHGKVVVERKQVDENDVVLPLKKVIRIADHKDRMVMDENKAAAKEAYDVCCEKILEHQLEMKLVDVEYTFDRNKVIFYFTADGRVDFRELVKDLAAIFRTRIELRQIGVRDEAKMLGGIGPCGRMLCCSTFLGDFEPVSIKMAKDQNLSLNPTKISGLCGRLMCCLKYENDEYEAAKEELPDLGETIKTPIGTGKVVGLNILERVLQVELPEQERVLEFTLEEILNEGAVSIQARD, encoded by the coding sequence TTGTATAAAGTAGTAGGTATTCGATTTAAAAAAGCCGGAAAGATTTATTATTTTGATCCTGGTGACCTTGTAATCGAGAAGAACAGCTACGTCATCGTGGAAACCGCTCGCGGCGTCGAGCATGGAAAAGTTGTCGTCGAACGCAAGCAAGTAGACGAAAATGATGTAGTTCTGCCATTGAAGAAAGTCATTCGGATTGCAGACCATAAGGATCGTATGGTAATGGATGAAAATAAAGCAGCAGCAAAGGAAGCATATGATGTTTGCTGCGAAAAGATTTTAGAACATCAATTGGAAATGAAACTAGTTGATGTAGAATATACATTTGACCGTAATAAAGTAATTTTTTATTTTACAGCCGATGGACGAGTAGATTTCCGTGAGCTAGTAAAAGATTTGGCTGCTATTTTCCGAACACGCATCGAATTGCGTCAAATCGGTGTGAGAGATGAGGCAAAAATGCTGGGTGGAATCGGTCCATGTGGACGCATGTTGTGCTGTTCAACGTTTTTAGGGGATTTTGAGCCTGTCTCCATAAAGATGGCGAAGGATCAAAACCTCTCATTAAACCCAACAAAAATTTCTGGTCTATGTGGACGATTAATGTGCTGTTTGAAATATGAGAATGATGAGTATGAAGCAGCCAAAGAAGAACTTCCGGATCTTGGCGAAACGATCAAGACTCCTATAGGAACCGGCAAAGTGGTAGGGCTTAACATTTTGGAACGGGTTCTCCAAGTGGAGCTGCCAGAGCAGGAGCGCGTTCTTGAATTCACATTGGAAGAAATTTTGAATGAAGGTGCCGTTTCGATTCAAGCAAGAGATTAA
- the holB gene encoding DNA polymerase III subunit delta', whose product MKTWEQFKTVQPVAMKMIENSLEKNRVAHAYLFDGERGTGKREAGYLFAKSLFCDDPIGRYIPCEQCINCKRINHGNHPDVHVIEPDGLSIKKGQIQELQAEFSKTGVESNKKLYIIVHADKMTVNAANSLLKFLEEPHAETMAILLTEQVHRILPTIISRCQLINFRPLPPEILKDNLQKEGVHPHMAPLLASLTNNFDEAMQLNSEEWFAQARKIVLKLYEGLKKSPLQAMVGLQDEWFAHFKEKSQIERGLELLLLIYKDLLYIQIDRGEQLVFPDYRQQLEADALHTSARQLSDQMTAILEAKRKLISNMNPQLLLEQLVLELQGGSSFV is encoded by the coding sequence ATGAAGACATGGGAGCAATTCAAAACGGTCCAGCCCGTAGCCATGAAAATGATTGAAAACAGTCTTGAAAAGAACCGTGTAGCCCATGCCTACTTATTTGATGGAGAAAGAGGGACAGGAAAAAGGGAAGCAGGCTACCTGTTTGCGAAAAGTCTATTTTGTGATGATCCCATTGGACGTTATATTCCCTGTGAACAATGTATAAACTGTAAAAGGATCAATCATGGCAACCATCCGGATGTTCATGTGATTGAACCTGATGGGTTGTCGATTAAAAAGGGACAAATTCAGGAACTTCAAGCAGAATTCAGCAAGACTGGGGTTGAATCCAATAAAAAACTATATATCATCGTCCATGCTGATAAAATGACGGTGAATGCGGCAAACAGTTTATTGAAATTTTTGGAAGAGCCACACGCGGAAACGATGGCAATCCTTCTCACAGAACAGGTGCACAGGATTCTTCCTACCATCATATCGCGTTGTCAATTAATCAATTTCAGGCCGCTTCCGCCTGAAATTCTAAAGGATAATCTCCAAAAAGAGGGTGTCCATCCCCATATGGCTCCCTTACTGGCAAGTTTGACAAATAATTTTGATGAAGCAATGCAGCTAAACAGTGAAGAGTGGTTTGCACAAGCTAGAAAAATAGTGTTAAAATTATATGAAGGCCTTAAAAAAAGCCCGCTTCAAGCCATGGTAGGTTTACAGGATGAATGGTTTGCGCATTTCAAAGAAAAATCGCAAATTGAACGCGGGTTGGAATTACTTCTTCTTATCTATAAGGATCTTCTTTATATACAAATAGACAGGGGAGAACAGCTAGTTTTTCCAGATTACCGCCAGCAGCTGGAAGCGGATGCGCTTCATACCTCAGCACGCCAATTATCGGATCAAATGACAGCCATTTTAGAAGCAAAACGGAAATTAATTTCAAATATGAATCCTCAGCTACTGTTGGAACAGCTTGTGCTAGAATTGCAGGGGGGATCTTCTTTTGTATAA
- a CDS encoding cyclic-di-AMP receptor — protein MKLIMAVVQDQDSNRLSSALVDHNFRATKLASTGGFLKSGNTTFMIGTEDIRVEKALQVIKDSCSSREQLVAPVSPMGGNADSYVPYPVEVEVGGATVFVLPIEQFHQF, from the coding sequence ATGAAATTAATTATGGCAGTTGTCCAAGACCAAGACAGCAATCGATTATCAAGTGCGCTCGTTGATCATAATTTTCGTGCGACCAAGCTGGCTAGCACTGGGGGGTTCTTGAAGTCTGGCAATACAACCTTCATGATCGGAACGGAGGATATTCGGGTTGAAAAAGCCTTGCAGGTCATCAAGGATAGCTGCAGTTCTCGGGAACAATTGGTTGCACCCGTTTCTCCGATGGGGGGAAATGCCGATTCATATGTACCATATCCTGTCGAAGTAGAGGTTGGGGGAGCAACGGTGTTTGTTCTTCCGATTGAACAATTCCATCAATTTTAA
- the tmk gene encoding dTMP kinase, with amino-acid sequence MKGIFITGEGPEGAGKTSILNRLAKEFSDKGYPILLTREPGGISIAEKVREVILDPKNTEMDARTEALLYAAARRQHLVEKVRPALESGAIVLCDRFIDSSLAYQGYARGLGIDEVYEMNLFATQEMMPDATLYFDIEPEQGLKRIEMHKGREVNRLDLEAIDFHHKVCEGYEILLDKFADRMHKIDASGTFEQVYEQAKQTFKEIIRAHGK; translated from the coding sequence ATGAAAGGAATTTTTATTACAGGTGAAGGGCCCGAGGGTGCCGGAAAAACATCCATATTGAATCGGCTCGCAAAGGAATTTTCAGATAAGGGCTACCCGATTCTCCTGACTAGGGAGCCGGGTGGTATTTCAATAGCGGAAAAAGTCCGCGAAGTGATCCTCGATCCAAAGAATACTGAGATGGACGCACGCACAGAGGCGCTTTTATATGCCGCAGCAAGAAGGCAGCATTTGGTTGAAAAAGTAAGACCAGCCCTTGAAAGTGGAGCAATTGTGCTATGTGATCGATTTATCGACAGTTCACTGGCCTATCAAGGATATGCACGCGGCCTTGGCATTGACGAAGTATATGAAATGAACCTGTTTGCCACACAGGAAATGATGCCTGATGCCACGCTCTATTTTGATATTGAGCCTGAACAGGGACTTAAAAGAATTGAGATGCATAAAGGCCGGGAAGTAAACCGTTTAGATTTGGAAGCAATCGATTTCCATCATAAAGTGTGTGAAGGGTATGAAATCTTATTGGACAAATTCGCAGATCGAATGCACAAAATTGATGCTTCAGGTACATTTGAACAAGTTTATGAGCAAGCAAAACAGACTTTCAAAGAAATTATCCGTGCACACGGAAAATAA